Proteins from a single region of Stappia sp. ES.058:
- a CDS encoding multicopper oxidase family protein gives MTRPVGITRRAALLGATGAAVWGMLPSLIGRGGAATQEPRALTARKGRAALWENGGPQADIWGYDGRVPGPLLTMKQGETLDVRFRNELEQPSTIHWHGIRIENAYDGVAGLTQPAVEPGGTFDYRIKALDAGTYWYHPHNRSWEQLARGLYGVLVVEEPGPKAYDRDVVLAFDDWRLDEARQIDVASLGAMHDWAHAGRLGNVLTVNGQPYPRFPARPGERLRLRVVNTANARVLTIRFTGLAPHLVALDGQPVAPELLADETLLISPSQRADLIVDLPADAKTFTIEEASGQPFAACEFVLDGDAVTRTTPLPEDIALPANPLPKALDMGGALTQDLLMAGGAMGRMSGATLKGEQRGMRELVDQGKVWSFNGIAGTHGDPAMFKIARGRTVRMPIINDTRWPHAIHVHGHHFKVVARNGAPVAREEWRDTVLADPGERVEIAFVADNPGKWMVHCHMLEHQVAGMMSWFEVT, from the coding sequence ATGACAAGACCGGTCGGGATCACGCGCCGCGCTGCACTTCTCGGCGCCACCGGCGCCGCAGTGTGGGGCATGCTTCCCTCTCTGATCGGCCGGGGGGGGGCCGCGACGCAAGAGCCGCGCGCGCTCACCGCGCGCAAGGGCCGCGCAGCACTTTGGGAAAACGGCGGGCCGCAGGCCGATATCTGGGGCTATGACGGACGTGTTCCCGGTCCGCTGCTCACAATGAAACAGGGCGAAACCCTTGATGTCCGTTTCAGGAACGAGCTGGAACAGCCGTCGACGATCCACTGGCATGGCATCCGTATCGAGAACGCCTATGACGGTGTCGCGGGATTGACGCAGCCGGCGGTGGAGCCGGGCGGCACCTTCGATTATCGCATCAAGGCCCTGGACGCGGGCACCTATTGGTATCATCCGCATAACCGCTCCTGGGAGCAGCTCGCGCGCGGGCTCTATGGCGTTCTGGTTGTCGAGGAACCCGGACCCAAGGCCTATGATCGCGACGTCGTGCTTGCCTTCGACGACTGGCGTCTCGACGAGGCGCGGCAGATCGATGTCGCAAGCCTCGGAGCCATGCACGACTGGGCCCATGCGGGGCGCCTCGGCAATGTGCTGACGGTCAATGGCCAGCCTTATCCGCGCTTTCCGGCGCGCCCGGGCGAGCGGTTGCGGCTGCGCGTGGTCAACACCGCCAATGCCCGTGTCCTGACAATCCGCTTCACCGGTCTTGCGCCGCATCTGGTGGCCCTCGACGGTCAGCCGGTCGCACCGGAGTTGCTCGCCGACGAAACGCTGCTGATTTCCCCGTCACAGCGTGCGGATCTGATTGTCGACCTGCCCGCCGATGCGAAGACCTTCACCATCGAGGAAGCATCGGGTCAGCCGTTCGCGGCGTGCGAATTCGTCCTCGATGGCGATGCCGTGACACGCACGACGCCACTGCCGGAGGATATCGCGCTTCCCGCCAATCCGCTGCCGAAGGCGCTCGATATGGGCGGAGCCCTGACGCAAGACCTCCTGATGGCGGGGGGCGCTATGGGCCGGATGAGCGGCGCCACGCTGAAGGGCGAGCAACGCGGCATGCGCGAGCTTGTCGATCAGGGCAAGGTCTGGTCCTTCAACGGGATTGCCGGTACGCATGGCGATCCGGCGATGTTCAAGATCGCGCGGGGCCGGACGGTGCGCATGCCGATCATCAACGACACGCGCTGGCCGCATGCCATTCACGTGCATGGGCATCACTTCAAGGTGGTGGCGCGCAACGGCGCGCCGGTGGCGCGCGAGGAGTGGCGCGATACGGTTCTCGCCGACCCGGGCGAGCGCGTCGAGATCGCCTTCGTTGCGGACAATCCGGGAAAATGGATGGTTCATTGTCATATGCTGGAGCATCAGGTCGCCGGCATGATGTCATGGTTCGAGGTCACCTGA
- a CDS encoding DUF3144 domain-containing protein, whose product MSNRQERRAARAQGELDTAGFLQVAARFIEVANRENRKIPATDLHLAFLWAASRYNAHVAKTVLEVDDHEAFVTHMVNQYTEMLRQNLADPELDPPAGSA is encoded by the coding sequence ATGAGCAACCGCCAGGAGCGTCGTGCGGCACGCGCGCAAGGGGAACTCGACACCGCCGGCTTCCTGCAGGTCGCGGCCCGCTTCATTGAGGTGGCCAACCGGGAAAACCGCAAGATCCCGGCCACAGACCTGCATCTGGCCTTTCTGTGGGCCGCCTCGCGCTACAACGCCCATGTCGCCAAGACGGTGCTTGAGGTCGACGATCACGAGGCCTTCGTGACCCATATGGTCAATCAATACACTGAGATGCTGCGCCAGAACCTCGCAGACCCGGAGCTCGATCCGCCGGCGGGGTCCGCGTGA
- a CDS encoding 4Fe-4S dicluster domain-containing protein has product MTATQTRVLLCDCEKTMRLDPARIEGIDANTPLHTQLCRSQLTAFEKALATGEPLFVGCTQEAPLFDEVAEEHGATQRIDYVNIRERAGWCASGTDPHPKISALLAEARVAGEPAPLRSIESDGVCLIYGKGQQALDAARALEGRLSVSLLLSDAADLVLPTILEVPVHNGRIRSVSGSLGAFSVTVDGYAQILPSSRGSAQFAMPRDGAMSTCSLILDLSGETPLVTAPQKRDGYMRADPKDPAAVARALFDVSDMVGTFEKPVYVEYDASICAHGRSGKTGCTKCLDACPAGAITSVGTQIAVDPGICGGCGSCAAHCPTGAVAYTYPARDTLIRRLQTLLGTYLEAGGKDPIVLVHDESHGLELINALARFSDGLPGNVLPIAVHAVTVFGHDAMLAAVLAGGRRMVFLCPPSKADETEALECEIALGEALLQGMGYAKDGVFSIAMEADPDAVVGYFTRPTGPLPNTPASFDPVGGKRDVARSAISRLMQSAPEPATIIALPETAPYGRISIDADGCTLCLACVSACPANALADNPDKPQVNLTEAACVQCGLCATTCPENVIALEPRYNSAPEAIRPVVLHEEEPATCVSCGKAFGTKSSIARIREKLSGKHWMFQREDQARLIEMCDDCRISAQWEMPDTPLRGGTRPRLTTTADYLALEKGSLSADDFLKDD; this is encoded by the coding sequence ATGACAGCGACCCAAACAAGGGTTCTCCTGTGCGATTGCGAAAAGACCATGCGCCTCGACCCCGCCCGGATCGAGGGTATTGACGCAAACACCCCGCTTCACACCCAATTGTGCCGCTCGCAGCTTACCGCCTTCGAAAAGGCGCTGGCCACCGGCGAGCCCCTGTTCGTCGGCTGCACGCAGGAGGCCCCGCTTTTCGACGAAGTCGCCGAAGAACACGGCGCCACTCAGCGGATCGACTATGTGAACATTCGCGAGCGCGCCGGCTGGTGCGCGAGCGGCACCGATCCCCATCCCAAGATCTCCGCCCTTCTGGCGGAAGCACGGGTCGCCGGCGAGCCTGCACCCTTGCGCTCAATCGAATCCGACGGGGTCTGCCTGATCTACGGCAAGGGCCAGCAGGCCCTCGACGCCGCCCGTGCGCTTGAAGGCCGGCTTTCGGTCTCGCTTCTCCTGAGCGATGCCGCGGATCTGGTGCTGCCGACGATACTCGAGGTGCCGGTGCACAACGGACGCATTCGCTCCGTGTCCGGATCTCTTGGCGCGTTTTCCGTGACGGTTGACGGCTACGCGCAGATCCTGCCGTCTTCACGCGGCTCCGCGCAATTCGCCATGCCGCGCGACGGCGCAATGTCGACCTGCAGCCTCATTCTCGATCTGTCCGGCGAGACGCCGCTGGTCACGGCACCGCAAAAACGCGATGGCTACATGCGCGCCGATCCGAAGGATCCGGCAGCGGTGGCGCGTGCGCTCTTCGATGTTTCCGACATGGTCGGCACCTTCGAAAAACCGGTCTACGTGGAATACGATGCGTCGATCTGCGCGCATGGCCGTTCCGGCAAGACAGGATGCACCAAATGCCTGGACGCCTGTCCTGCCGGTGCGATCACCAGCGTTGGCACGCAGATCGCGGTCGATCCCGGCATCTGCGGCGGCTGCGGATCCTGCGCGGCGCATTGCCCGACCGGAGCTGTCGCCTACACCTACCCCGCGCGCGACACACTGATCCGCCGCCTGCAAACCCTGCTCGGAACCTATTTGGAGGCCGGCGGCAAGGACCCGATCGTCCTCGTCCATGACGAAAGCCACGGGCTGGAGTTGATCAACGCCCTGGCAAGGTTTTCCGACGGATTGCCAGGCAACGTCCTGCCAATCGCTGTGCATGCCGTCACCGTGTTCGGCCATGACGCGATGCTCGCCGCCGTGCTTGCAGGTGGCAGACGCATGGTCTTCCTCTGTCCGCCTTCCAAGGCCGACGAGACCGAGGCCCTGGAATGCGAAATCGCACTTGGTGAAGCCTTGTTGCAGGGCATGGGCTATGCGAAGGACGGCGTGTTCTCCATCGCCATGGAAGCCGACCCGGACGCCGTCGTCGGGTATTTTACCCGTCCGACCGGGCCACTCCCGAACACGCCCGCCAGTTTCGATCCTGTCGGCGGCAAGCGGGACGTCGCGCGAAGCGCCATTTCGCGCCTGATGCAATCCGCACCCGAGCCGGCAACGATTATCGCCTTGCCGGAGACGGCGCCTTACGGGCGCATCTCCATCGATGCGGATGGCTGCACGCTATGCCTGGCCTGTGTCTCTGCCTGTCCGGCGAATGCTCTGGCCGACAATCCCGACAAGCCGCAGGTGAACCTGACCGAAGCCGCCTGCGTGCAATGCGGCTTGTGCGCGACCACCTGCCCGGAAAACGTTATCGCACTGGAGCCGCGCTACAATTCGGCACCGGAGGCGATCCGTCCCGTCGTGCTGCATGAGGAGGAGCCGGCGACCTGCGTGTCCTGCGGCAAGGCCTTCGGCACCAAGTCCTCGATCGCGCGCATTCGCGAAAAGCTTTCGGGCAAGCACTGGATGTTCCAGCGCGAAGATCAGGCCCGACTGATCGAGATGTGCGACGACTGCCGCATCTCGGCCCAGTGGGAGATGCCGGATACGCCGCTACGCGGCGGAACGCGTCCCCGCCTCACCACCACGGCCGATTATCTGGCGCTGGAGAAGGGCTCGCTCTCGGCCGACGATTTTCTCAAGGACGACTGA
- a CDS encoding DUF3305 domain-containing protein: protein MEREVSAMLGVVLERRPATSRWVDWVWAVPEVVAAAPATDGWHEVARDGETVRYLSAPHALTLHHKMVEAYDSNIETGVPCVWALLEETDSGAEPPWRVFGLTADPHEAEGFLERPDSLVERVTMPAATVAWMARFLAAIPEAPAFRKRRRTKAVEERQIFGKAPIFNPDGRSEEDGS from the coding sequence GTGGAACGGGAAGTGTCAGCCATGCTCGGCGTCGTCCTCGAACGACGACCGGCGACATCGCGGTGGGTCGACTGGGTCTGGGCCGTGCCCGAGGTCGTCGCCGCTGCCCCCGCGACGGATGGTTGGCACGAAGTCGCTCGCGATGGGGAGACCGTGCGCTATCTGTCGGCGCCGCATGCTTTAACGCTGCATCACAAGATGGTCGAAGCCTACGACAGCAACATCGAAACCGGCGTCCCCTGTGTATGGGCACTGCTGGAAGAGACCGACAGCGGTGCCGAACCGCCGTGGCGGGTGTTTGGCCTGACGGCCGATCCCCATGAAGCGGAGGGCTTTCTGGAACGTCCTGACAGTCTCGTCGAACGGGTCACCATGCCTGCTGCGACGGTTGCCTGGATGGCGCGGTTTTTGGCCGCGATTCCCGAGGCGCCTGCCTTCAGGAAGCGGCGTCGGACGAAGGCTGTCGAGGAACGGCAGATTTTTGGAAAGGCGCCGATCTTCAACCCCGACGGCCGGTCGGAAGAGGACGGATCATGA